A genomic window from Sphingobacterium spiritivorum includes:
- a CDS encoding cysteine desulfurase produces the protein MKNFNISQIRADFPILSRSVNGKPLVYLDNGATTQKPQQVIDAIVRYYTDMNSNVHRGVHFLSQISTDAFEVTRRKVQAFINAAHEHEIIITTGTTHAINIVATCFGKANIGKDDEIMISAMEHHSNIVPWQMLCDEVGAKLKVIPMNEKGELDMDAYRALFSEKTKIVSFTYVSNALGTINPVKEMIEIAHEHGVPVLVDAAQAIQHIPLDVQDLDVDFLVFSGHKMYGPTGVGVLYGKEDLLNAMPPYQGGGDMIKEVTFEKTTFNELPFKFEAGTPNIEAGICLGDAIDYINAIGLDQIAEYEAELLAYATEKMSAIPGMRIIGTADHKSSVLSFVIDGVHPYDVGVILDKLGIAVRTGHHCAQPVMDQFGIPGTVRASFAFYNTKEEVDQLVAGVERAVGMLV, from the coding sequence TTGAAAAATTTCAATATATCCCAAATCAGGGCCGATTTTCCTATTCTTTCCAGGTCGGTAAACGGCAAACCTCTGGTGTACCTGGATAATGGGGCTACCACACAAAAACCTCAGCAGGTCATAGACGCTATTGTTCGGTATTATACGGATATGAATAGTAATGTGCACCGCGGAGTACATTTTCTGAGTCAGATTTCTACCGATGCATTTGAAGTTACCCGCCGTAAGGTGCAGGCCTTTATCAATGCTGCTCATGAACATGAGATTATTATTACGACAGGTACTACTCATGCTATTAATATTGTAGCGACCTGCTTTGGTAAAGCTAATATCGGGAAAGATGACGAGATCATGATATCTGCGATGGAGCATCACTCTAATATTGTGCCCTGGCAGATGTTGTGTGATGAGGTAGGTGCAAAATTGAAAGTTATTCCTATGAATGAAAAGGGCGAACTGGATATGGATGCCTATCGCGCGCTTTTTTCTGAAAAGACTAAAATCGTATCTTTCACTTATGTGTCCAATGCCTTGGGTACAATCAATCCGGTGAAAGAAATGATAGAGATTGCACATGAGCATGGCGTACCGGTGCTGGTAGATGCTGCACAGGCGATTCAGCATATTCCTTTGGATGTACAGGATCTGGATGTAGACTTTCTGGTTTTCTCCGGTCATAAAATGTATGGTCCGACGGGAGTGGGTGTATTGTACGGTAAAGAAGATTTACTGAATGCTATGCCTCCGTACCAGGGTGGAGGAGATATGATCAAGGAAGTAACGTTTGAAAAGACTACCTTTAACGAACTTCCTTTCAAATTTGAAGCGGGTACGCCTAATATTGAAGCAGGTATCTGTCTGGGTGATGCAATAGATTATATTAATGCTATCGGACTTGATCAAATTGCTGAATATGAAGCAGAGTTGCTGGCGTATGCAACTGAAAAGATGTCCGCAATTCCGGGAATGAGGATTATCGGTACTGCCGATCACAAGTCCTCTGTATTATCATTTGTAATAGATGGTGTGCACCCATACGATGTGGGTGTGATACTGGATAAGCTGGGAATAGCTGTTCGTACGGGACATCACTGTGCACAACCTGTCATGGATCAGTTTGGTATCCCGGGAACAGTACGTGCTTCTTTTGCATTTTACAATACTAAGGAAGAGGTAGATCAGCTGGTAGCAGGAGTGGAGCGTGCTGTAGGTATGCTAGTCTAA
- a CDS encoding RagB/SusD family nutrient uptake outer membrane protein has protein sequence MKIKYSNKRFLTTIMMGAVMTIVSVSCNKMLDIESQHIVDEENKWKDINDARGSMLGVYGLLRSALAENNSQWMYGELRNGDFTSLGKRDLQVIINGELNSSYALVQKLSNWRKFYAVINAANLFIEKSPEIVNNDKQYTALNNRIDVAQMRVIKGFCYYLLARTWGDVPIWDKSYEGSFPKVKQSTEKEVLAYAEKELKAAAEILPFQYGSRFDEIYPTEKYMGFDQTKWNGVLFNRISANAILAHVAAWSGNYLEASVYADYVLKNANKAGAAYVESSFLSSEKGFFSNSNSSQLVALPFSWTASEASFEGHLEQLTLAAPLVSKPVADIYIPADQIIQIFHEAGDVRFSINSAGAVQTTYFTDFGGVRPIFSKIKVIREGVSGTDGSLPLFSSAIVFTRMEEIALLRAEALAVLGQRELAKNILDQIRKSRGLSESSSATDLIDEIFAERRRELLGEGWRWYDLVRYKKIKRNDAAFNILIDQKGIFWPVASEVLSNNSELVQNPYWK, from the coding sequence ATGAAAATTAAATATTCTAACAAGCGTTTTCTGACCACAATAATGATGGGAGCAGTGATGACCATTGTAAGTGTCAGCTGTAATAAAATGCTGGATATCGAGTCTCAACATATTGTTGATGAAGAGAATAAGTGGAAAGATATTAACGATGCACGCGGTTCGATGCTGGGTGTGTATGGTTTGCTGCGTAGTGCTTTGGCGGAGAACAATTCACAGTGGATGTATGGTGAGCTGAGAAATGGAGATTTTACCTCATTAGGCAAACGCGATCTGCAGGTGATCATTAACGGTGAGCTGAACTCATCTTATGCTTTAGTTCAGAAACTGAGTAACTGGCGTAAATTTTATGCCGTCATCAACGCTGCCAATCTGTTTATAGAAAAATCTCCTGAGATCGTTAACAACGATAAGCAGTATACAGCCTTGAATAATAGAATAGATGTTGCACAGATGCGTGTTATCAAAGGATTCTGTTATTACCTGCTGGCACGTACCTGGGGTGATGTGCCGATCTGGGACAAATCTTATGAAGGCAGTTTTCCAAAGGTGAAACAATCCACAGAGAAAGAAGTATTAGCGTATGCAGAGAAAGAGTTGAAAGCTGCTGCAGAAATTCTTCCATTTCAATATGGTTCGCGATTCGATGAAATCTATCCTACCGAAAAGTACATGGGATTCGATCAGACAAAATGGAATGGGGTATTATTTAACAGGATTTCTGCTAATGCTATTCTGGCACACGTGGCTGCCTGGAGTGGCAATTATCTGGAAGCTTCGGTATATGCAGATTATGTGTTGAAAAATGCAAATAAGGCTGGCGCAGCTTATGTAGAATCTTCTTTTTTGAGTTCAGAAAAAGGATTTTTCAGCAACTCTAATTCTTCTCAATTGGTCGCTCTTCCTTTTTCATGGACGGCAAGCGAGGCTTCATTTGAAGGTCATCTGGAACAGCTTACACTGGCGGCTCCATTAGTATCTAAACCTGTAGCTGATATTTATATACCTGCAGACCAGATCATTCAGATTTTCCATGAAGCAGGAGATGTACGTTTCAGTATCAATAGTGCTGGTGCTGTACAGACCACTTACTTTACTGATTTTGGTGGAGTCAGACCTATATTCAGTAAAATCAAAGTGATCCGTGAAGGAGTTTCCGGAACAGACGGTTCGCTGCCTTTATTCAGTTCGGCTATCGTATTTACACGTATGGAAGAGATTGCCTTGCTGCGTGCTGAAGCTTTAGCTGTATTGGGGCAACGTGAACTGGCTAAAAACATATTGGATCAGATAAGAAAAAGCCGTGGTCTTTCGGAGTCTTCTTCTGCTACGGATCTCATAGATGAAATCTTTGCTGAACGTCGTCGTGAACTATTGGGCGAGGGATGGAGATGGTACGATCTGGTTCGCTACAAAAAGATCAAAAGAAATGATGCAGCCTTCAATATCCTTATCGATCAAAAAGGAATTTTCTGGCCGGTTGCATCTGAAGTATTATCAAATAATTCTGAATTAGTACAAAATCCTTATTGGAAATAA
- a CDS encoding SufE family protein, whose protein sequence is MTINEIQDELIEDFSFFEDWMQKYEYIIQLGKELPLVDEQYKTEDYTIKGCQSKVWLHPDMEDGKIIFKADSDAVITKGLVSLMVKVLSGHTPKEIVESDLYFIDRIGLREHLSPTRANGLLSMVKQMKLYAVALHAKN, encoded by the coding sequence ATGACAATCAACGAGATACAAGATGAACTCATAGAAGATTTTTCATTCTTTGAGGATTGGATGCAGAAATACGAATATATTATTCAATTGGGTAAAGAATTGCCTTTGGTTGATGAACAATATAAGACGGAAGATTATACCATTAAAGGCTGTCAGTCTAAGGTCTGGTTACATCCGGATATGGAAGACGGAAAGATTATTTTCAAGGCGGATAGTGATGCTGTGATCACAAAAGGGCTGGTCAGCCTGATGGTGAAAGTATTGTCGGGTCACACGCCTAAAGAGATAGTGGAGTCAGATCTGTACTTCATTGATCGTATTGGTTTGCGTGAGCATTTGTCTCCGACACGTGCCAATGGTTTGCTTTCAATGGTGAAACAGATGAAACTTTATGCCGTGGCGCTGCATGCAAAAAATTAA
- a CDS encoding SusC/RagA family TonB-linked outer membrane protein, which yields MKKLYVVATVFSLIGGCLTGIVSASPGTKSRSKGVTGFGITNFSKGQVDTTQVDSVLIYDLSAAKPYLGKDSLAMEAARLRPFVSVQQMLKGNLSGVYIQESSGEPGTIKQGVTVRGISTPVLHATDFNKNKPLIVVNGIPLTEDPAIVYDIQNYTIQPVGSATNINTVLDPDNIESIYVLKDYSTAAIYGPRAANGVIYITTKNASAGERRISVNGHFGFATPSNVSTINGEFEKNFRKPFYDRYADILQQASYPAYLSDSSNVNYYGPSNWTDLYYKTSPIYSVNGSLVGGGNRSNFRFFAGHTSDAGAADAAKFKRYQGAFYINMVPLPWLTISSMIHATRLDRDRNKSIIERFGETRYVPDLSTPISPNKDMYGLYLKEYDKTIDENFNNSIIGYFALNFAILKNLSFSPKLMMDYNENTRNVFWPSTLMSGNNYVSNYFGYNERMVFDNTLNYFYDVNDKDRLSFAGGFNYQADVQKYNYAQGYRGPNDFIKVNVVEGNSQYANYLQSIGFIPYYYSDKIQHRLASFYGKLNYTRKDEWNVGALIRNDGSSAVQPSERWFLSYAVNADYNLNHVIKSDFFDYFKVLASYGRLGNIPTTDRDAAGPQYASELGWDGNKAVFSYNGLGTLSRPYQSGWVGYDLPWSYTEMLNVGLDVSLMKNMLTARVDFYNKDNKNAIFNVPIVAESGYQFERKSGMVVNNKGVDLTLNFNLPSKNDFSWNSSLNISYNNNKLKALPNGLQEIEIGTRKLAVGERIDHFWLLQNRGIFNNDLDVPVNPSTYKILTYNGTDMKGGDPRWVDVNGDYDINNKDRQLMGNIFPKYTGGFYNQFKYKSFDISALLYFNLKKDILNSQAASYYDFANQDESNAIGAVRDITFWEKNFDDKAYPLYNPWSPVSPYQAEQDMFLEDGSFLKLRNLTLGYDMTKLMNRSKDRFSKFYVYVSGSNLWTLTKYTGRDPELVDFYGYDTGLGLRIPKTFILGVKMDL from the coding sequence ATGAAAAAATTATACGTTGTTGCTACGGTTTTTTCTCTTATTGGTGGATGTTTGACGGGGATCGTTTCGGCTTCTCCGGGAACTAAGTCACGAAGTAAGGGAGTTACTGGTTTCGGGATAACCAATTTTTCCAAAGGGCAGGTTGATACCACGCAAGTTGACTCAGTCCTCATTTATGATCTGAGTGCTGCCAAGCCTTATTTGGGAAAGGACAGTCTCGCTATGGAAGCTGCCAGATTGAGACCTTTTGTATCGGTACAACAGATGCTGAAGGGAAATCTCTCGGGAGTGTATATCCAGGAATCTTCCGGCGAACCCGGAACAATCAAACAGGGAGTAACTGTAAGAGGTATTTCTACGCCTGTATTACATGCGACAGACTTCAATAAGAATAAGCCGCTGATTGTTGTCAATGGAATTCCGCTGACGGAGGATCCTGCAATTGTATATGATATTCAGAATTATACAATACAACCTGTAGGATCAGCAACCAATATTAACACGGTATTGGATCCGGACAATATCGAATCTATTTATGTATTGAAGGATTACAGTACTGCGGCTATCTACGGACCAAGAGCAGCGAACGGAGTTATTTATATAACTACCAAAAATGCATCTGCAGGGGAGAGACGTATCAGTGTTAACGGTCATTTCGGATTTGCGACGCCGTCGAATGTATCTACGATAAACGGAGAATTTGAAAAGAATTTCCGAAAACCATTTTATGATCGCTATGCAGATATCCTGCAGCAGGCTTCTTATCCTGCTTATCTGAGTGATTCTTCCAATGTCAATTATTACGGTCCTTCAAACTGGACAGATCTGTATTATAAAACATCTCCGATCTATTCCGTAAATGGTAGTCTGGTCGGTGGAGGAAATCGTTCTAATTTCAGATTTTTTGCAGGACATACTTCAGATGCAGGAGCGGCTGATGCAGCGAAGTTCAAAAGATATCAGGGCGCATTCTATATCAATATGGTTCCTCTTCCCTGGTTGACCATCTCCAGTATGATACATGCTACTCGTCTGGACCGCGATCGTAATAAATCGATCATCGAACGGTTTGGTGAGACCCGCTATGTGCCGGATCTGAGTACACCTATCTCTCCGAATAAAGATATGTATGGCTTATATCTGAAGGAGTATGATAAAACTATTGATGAGAATTTCAATAACAGTATTATCGGTTATTTCGCACTGAATTTTGCTATTCTGAAGAACCTTAGTTTTTCTCCGAAGCTAATGATGGATTACAATGAGAATACAAGAAACGTATTCTGGCCTTCAACGCTTATGTCAGGCAATAATTATGTTTCCAATTACTTCGGCTATAACGAACGGATGGTATTTGATAATACGCTGAATTACTTTTATGATGTCAATGATAAAGATCGTTTAAGTTTTGCGGGAGGATTCAACTATCAGGCTGATGTACAAAAATATAATTATGCACAAGGCTACAGAGGGCCAAACGATTTTATTAAGGTCAACGTAGTGGAAGGAAATTCGCAGTATGCTAATTATCTGCAGTCTATAGGTTTTATCCCATACTATTATTCAGACAAGATCCAGCACAGACTGGCTTCGTTCTACGGAAAACTGAACTATACCCGCAAAGATGAATGGAATGTAGGAGCATTGATCAGAAATGACGGTTCATCTGCCGTACAACCTTCTGAACGTTGGTTTTTATCTTATGCGGTCAATGCGGATTATAATCTGAATCATGTTATAAAATCTGACTTCTTCGATTACTTCAAAGTACTGGCTTCCTATGGCCGGCTTGGAAATATTCCGACCACAGACCGGGATGCTGCGGGACCTCAGTATGCCTCTGAACTGGGCTGGGATGGTAATAAGGCTGTGTTTTCATATAATGGATTAGGAACATTGAGCCGTCCGTATCAGTCGGGCTGGGTAGGTTACGATCTGCCATGGTCCTATACAGAAATGTTAAATGTGGGTCTTGATGTTTCTCTTATGAAAAACATGCTTACGGCCAGAGTTGATTTTTATAATAAAGATAATAAGAACGCTATTTTTAACGTGCCTATCGTGGCAGAGTCCGGATATCAGTTCGAACGAAAAAGCGGAATGGTGGTCAATAATAAAGGAGTGGATCTGACGCTGAATTTTAATCTTCCTTCGAAAAACGATTTCTCATGGAACAGTTCTCTTAACATCTCTTATAACAATAATAAGCTGAAAGCTTTACCAAACGGTCTGCAGGAGATTGAAATCGGAACCCGAAAACTGGCTGTAGGTGAGCGTATCGATCACTTTTGGTTATTGCAGAACAGAGGAATATTCAACAACGACCTGGATGTACCGGTGAACCCGTCGACTTACAAAATCCTGACGTATAACGGTACCGATATGAAAGGCGGAGACCCAAGGTGGGTAGATGTGAACGGGGATTATGATATCAATAATAAGGACCGTCAGTTAATGGGTAATATTTTCCCTAAGTACACGGGAGGATTCTATAATCAATTCAAATACAAGTCTTTTGATATCAGTGCTTTGCTTTATTTCAATCTGAAAAAAGATATCCTCAATTCTCAGGCCGCCAGCTATTATGATTTTGCCAATCAGGATGAGTCCAACGCTATCGGAGCGGTAAGAGATATTACATTCTGGGAGAAAAATTTTGATGATAAAGCCTATCCTTTATATAATCCCTGGTCTCCGGTATCGCCTTATCAGGCAGAGCAGGATATGTTTCTGGAAGACGGTTCATTCCTGAAACTGAGAAATCTCACTTTGGGATATGATATGACCAAACTGATGAATCGGAGTAAGGATAGATTTTCAAAATTTTATGTGTACGTGAGCGGAAGCAACCTGTGGACCCTTACAAAGTATACGGGAAGAGATCCTGAGTTAGTAGATTTTTATGGATATGACACGGGTTTGGGTCTGCGGATTCCGAAGACATTCATATTAGGTGTTAAAATGGACTTGTAA